From one Anticarsia gemmatalis isolate Benzon Research Colony breed Stoneville strain chromosome 20, ilAntGemm2 primary, whole genome shotgun sequence genomic stretch:
- the LOC142981380 gene encoding collagenase-like produces the protein MVAAYLFGLLFALGYAQAGLLNHQPITIEQYRNSDQARFAPRITNGWQAAVGQFPYQVSLRMVNPVGGVFSCGGSIIHNKWVLTAAHCLANRITFVVRFGVTDLTRPEYIVETPHKHIHPRYDEILAGVQVDDIALLGLDHSIPYSANIQPSRLQSRAQKDYDYAGVTMSVSGFGRTNEIFEPVQSTEVLLWVLQRGLSNEECRRYYSNIVQDQNICSRFYNVTSQSPCVGDSGGPLTVGDKDGKRTQVGVVSFVSAAGCMSPIPSGYVRPGHYHDWFFEVTGINFDWDSSFPDPESEESSESSESSESSESNQSSESNQSSESSESSESQESDEPSESSESNESSDPSESEESNEPSEPSEPSEEDSPDASDEADDEDAYKVHIVN, from the exons gCAGGGCTTCTCAATCATCAACCAATCACAATAGAACAGTACCGCAATT CTGACCAAGCACGGTTTGCTCCTCGTATAACAAACGGCTGGCAAGCGGCTGTCGGCCAGTTCCCCTATCAAGTTAGTTTACGAATGGTCAACCCAGTTGGGGGAGTGTTCTCTTGTGGCGGTTCAATTATCCACAATAAGTGGGTCCTCACTGCTGCTCATTGTCTTGCCAA CCGTATCACTTTCGTGGTCCGCTTCGGTGTGACCGACCTGACCCGGCCTGAGTACATCGTGGAAACGCCACACAAGCACATCCATCCCAGATACGATGAGATTCTCGCTGGAGTGCAGGTTGACGACATCGCCCTGCTCGGACTTGACCACTCCATCCCATACTCCG CTAACATCCAGCCAAGCCGTCTGCAGAGCCGAGCCCAGAAGGACTACGACTACGCTGGCGTCACCATGTCTGTCAGTGGCTTCGGACGTACCAATGAAATTTTTGAAC CCGTACAGTCGACGGAGGTCCTTCTATGGGTATTACAGCGGGGACTGAGTAACGAGGAGTGCCGCCGTTATTACTCTAACATAGTTCAGGACCAAAACATCTGCTCTCGGTTCTACAACGTCACTTCACAGTCTCCTTGCGTT GGTGACAGCGGTGGTCCACTGACCGTTGGAGACAAGGACGGAAAACGCACGCAAGTCGGAGTGGTCAGCTTCGTATCTGCCGCTGGATGCATGAGTCCTATACCATCAG gatACGTGCGCCCTGGACACTACCACGACTGGTTCTTCGAGGTGACCGGAATCAACTTCGACTGGGACAGCTCCTTCCCTGACCCCGAATCTGAAGAGTCCAGCGAATCTAGTGAATCCAGCGAGTCCAGCGAGTCTAACCAGTCCAGTGAGTCTAACCAGTCCAGTGAGTCCAGCGAATCCAGCGAATCGCAAGAGTCGGATGAACCTAGCGAATCTAGCGAATCAAACGAATCTAGCGATCCTAGCGAATCTGAAGAATCTAATGAACCCAGTGAGCCCAGTGAACCTTCCGAGGAGGACTCTCCTGATGCCAGCGACGAAGCTGATGATGAAGACGCTTACAAAGTTCACATTGTTAACTAA